Proteins from one Acyrthosiphon pisum isolate AL4f unplaced genomic scaffold, pea_aphid_22Mar2018_4r6ur Scaffold_21586;HRSCAF=24335, whole genome shotgun sequence genomic window:
- the LOC100570417 gene encoding kelch-like protein 12 isoform X1, translated as MDTLQTSSCESDPKQVLTSKECEPTNFKNNAHSVRILEDLQSLRKNEVLCDSRFETDDGCATFGHKNVLMAASPYFRALFKSRKICKTGNNTVNIKKLDSTVLQLLLDYIYTGEIIVTKENVQGLLPASNLLQLEFVNGACIEFLQKQLDASNCLGIRVFARLHNCTELLASSETLIKKQFLEVVKSDEFLSLSFEDVVKIISCNDLAVPYEEKICSAVFYRLPTTINPNNIYVSHN; from the exons atggaCACCTTACAGACTTCATCATGTGAAAGTGATCCAAAGCAAGTTCTGACATCCAAAGAATGTGAaccaacaaattttaaaaataacgctCACTCAGTCAGAATACTAGAAGATTTACAATCTCTGCGCAA aaacgAAGTCTTATGTGATAGTAGATTTGAAACTGATGATGGATGTGCAACGTTtggtcataaaaatgttttaatggcaGCTAGTCCATATTTCCGTGCATTGTTCA aatcTCGAAAAATTTGTAAAACCGGCAACAACAccgttaatataaaaaaattagattctACAGTTTTACAACTATTATTGGACTATATTTATACTGGCGAAATTATAGTCACAAAAGAAAATGTAcag GGTTTATTACCAGCTTCAAACCTCTTACAGCTAGAGTTCGTAAATGGTGCATGTATtgagtttttacaaaaacagtTGGATGCGTCAAACTGTCTTGGTATCAGAGTGTTCGCTCGTTTACATAACTGTACGGAATTATTAGCGAGTTctgaaacattaataaaaaaacagtttct gGAAGTGGTTAAAAGTGATGAGTTTCTATCATTATCTTTCGAAGATGTTGTTAAGATTATCTCATGTAATGACCTTGCTGTTCCATATGAAGAAAAA ATTTGTTCAGCcgttttttaccgattaccaacAACTATAAAtccgaataatatttatgtttcacacaattaa
- the LOC100570417 gene encoding kelch-like protein 12 isoform X2, translating into MDTLQTSSCESDPKQVLTSKECEPTNFKNNAHSVRILEDLQSLRKNEVLCDSRFETDDGCATFGHKNVLMAASPYFRALFKSRKICKTGNNTVNIKKLDSTVLQLLLDYIYTGEIIVTKENVQGLLPASNLLQLEFVNGACIEFLQKQLDASNCLGIRVFARLHNCTELLASSETLIKKQFLEVVKSDEFLSLSFEDVVKIISCNDLAVPYEEKYTNGWFNK; encoded by the exons atggaCACCTTACAGACTTCATCATGTGAAAGTGATCCAAAGCAAGTTCTGACATCCAAAGAATGTGAaccaacaaattttaaaaataacgctCACTCAGTCAGAATACTAGAAGATTTACAATCTCTGCGCAA aaacgAAGTCTTATGTGATAGTAGATTTGAAACTGATGATGGATGTGCAACGTTtggtcataaaaatgttttaatggcaGCTAGTCCATATTTCCGTGCATTGTTCA aatcTCGAAAAATTTGTAAAACCGGCAACAACAccgttaatataaaaaaattagattctACAGTTTTACAACTATTATTGGACTATATTTATACTGGCGAAATTATAGTCACAAAAGAAAATGTAcag GGTTTATTACCAGCTTCAAACCTCTTACAGCTAGAGTTCGTAAATGGTGCATGTATtgagtttttacaaaaacagtTGGATGCGTCAAACTGTCTTGGTATCAGAGTGTTCGCTCGTTTACATAACTGTACGGAATTATTAGCGAGTTctgaaacattaataaaaaaacagtttct gGAAGTGGTTAAAAGTGATGAGTTTCTATCATTATCTTTCGAAGATGTTGTTAAGATTATCTCATGTAATGACCTTGCTGTTCCATATGAAGAAAAA TACACTAATGGGtggtttaacaaataa
- the LOC103307990 gene encoding uncharacterized protein K02A2.6-like: protein MPQSAQINEPPTVRTIYSQVIGSPGTFDQDTNINEPPTVRTIYSQVIGCPGTFDQDTNVKIYFARLKNFFAANGITQESKKRAILLTSISGEAHKTLFSLCLPEDPDNKTFESLSDILQKHYEPKKSYFAARHQFCLARKNHEESVSQWGARVRELASKCSFGPELEIVVRDIFVVGMGSGKIQDRLLEEDASAASTTLGKLMEVATTREANINASKEWSKETSGAFHFTKQEGFLTQTTPKRTSGRGQANGKEKCQVCGRSNHDTGLCRFKNYSCNTCGVVGHLAPMCKNRGTKHKSQNKFLTENERPGDHESSVELIDSFFAINDISRDKLKVAPYRVKLIIGGRPIAFEIDTGSVHSIISESTFKALIGPKVIVTNDVELSDYVANRITPIGKVALTVTHNDKTIGIWVYIVPNGGPPILGRNDIATLGIKNVFECKFTGAEDSVKTILKKYPNVFSEELGTFKGYKISLTTRPGTTPKFFKHRPVPLALRTKVEAEIDRLLAINALIPVDHSEWATPVVPILKEDGSVRLCGDFKISVNPVLVSTEYPLPKIEHLYARIAGAKFFSKIDLKDAYQQLVLDDSSRALTTINTIKGLFRYTRVPFGLKSSASEFQKAIDSITKKVEGVKVFIDDIIVSGKTMPEHNIRLEQLLKALGSAGLRVRERKCTFMQTEVEYLGHKIDGQGLHTLDKHTIAIKEAAAPQDRSELKSFLGLVTYYTKFVKNAARILKLLYDLLKTGAK from the exons ATGCCACAATCGGCACAGATTAACGAGCCGCCGACCGTAAGAACTATTTACTCGCAAGTAATCGGCAGTCCTGGAACTTTCGACCAGGACacgaat ATTAACGAGCCGCCGACCGTAAGAACTATTTACTCGCAAGTAATCGGCTGTCCTGGAACTTTCGACCAAGACacgaatgtaaaaatatatttcgcccggctaaaaaatttttttgcggCAAACGGAATCACGCAAGAAAGTAAGAAGAGGGCAATTTTGCTAACATCGATTTCAGGGGAAGCGCATAAAACTCTGTTCAGTTTGTGTTTACCAGAGGACCCCGACAATAAGACTTTCGAGTCATTATCGGACATACTACAAAAACACTATGAGCCGAAAAAGTCGTATTTCGCCGCTCGTCACCAGTTTTGCTTAGCTCGTAAGAATCACGAAGAAAGTGTGTCCCAGTGGGGTGCCCGCGTACGTGAACTCGCTTCGAAATGCAGTTTCGGGCCAGAGCTGGAGATAGTAGTGAGGGACATATTTGTCGTCGGAATGGGTTCCGGAAAAATCCAGGATCGGTTACTGGAAGAAGACGCGTCAGCAGCATCAACCACTTTAGGAAAATTGATGGAAGTGGCAACCACCAGAGAGGCCAACATCAACGCAAGCAAAGAGTGGTCGAAGGAAACGTCCGGGGCGTTCCATTTTACCAAGCAGGAAGGATTTCTAACACAGACGACACCAAAGCGGACAAGTGGACGGGGCCAAGCCAACGGGAAAGAGAAGTGCCAGGTATGCGGCCGTTCCAATCACGACACCGGATTATGCAGgttcaaaaattattcatgtaACACATGCGGGGTGGTGGGTCATTTGGCACCCATGTGCAAAAATAGAGGTACTAAGCACAAGTCGCAAAATAAGTTTTTGACAGAAAATGAGCGGCCAGGCGATCACGAATCTAGCGTAGAATTAATTGATTCTTTTTTTGCAATTAACGATATTTCCCGAGATAAGCTTAAAGTAGCTCCGTACCGCGTAAAGTTAATCATTGGAGGTAGACCTATAGCATTCGAAATCGATACCGGTTCGGTGCATAGTATTATTTCCGAGTCGACGTTTAAAGCGCTAATAGGTCCAAAGGTAATCGTAACTAACGACGTGGAGTTGTCAGATTACGTTGCTAATAGAATTACACCGATAGGCAAGGTAGCGCTCACGGTCACGCACAATGATAAAACAATCGGAATATGGGTATATATAGTGCCAAACGGAGGACCACCAATACTAGGTAGGAACGACATAGCAACGCTCGGTATTAAAAACGTGTTCGAATGTAAGTTTACCGGCGCAGAGGATAgcgttaaaacaattttaaaaaagtatccTAATGTATTCAGCGAAGAGCTAGGGACATTTAAAGGGTACAAAATATCCCTAACAACAAGGCCGGGGACCACGCCGAAATTCTTTAAACACCGACCAGTCCCCCTAGCGCTAAGAACAAAAGTCGAGGCTGAAATAGATCGGTTGTTGGCCATCAACGCTCTGATACCGGTCGACCACAGTGAGTGGGCAACTCCTGTAGTTCCAATTTTGAAAGAGGATGGTAGCGTCAGATTATGCGGAGATTTTAAAATATCCGTAAACCCCGTATTAGTCAGTACAGAATATCCCTTACCAAAAATCGAACACCTTTACGCCAGAATAGCGGGAGCGAAGTTTTTCTCAAAAATAGACTTGAAAGATGCCTATCAGCAGTTGGTACTCGACGATAGTTCACGCGCATTAACGACAATAAATACGATAAAAGGTTTATTCAGGTACACGCGCGTTCCATTTGGACTGAAATCATCGGCTAGCGAGTTTCAGAAAGCGATCGACAGTATCACAAAAAAGGTTGAGGGGGTCAAGGTATTCATTGACGATATAATAGTATCAGGTAAGACGATGCCCGAACATAACATACGTTTAGAACAACTTCTAAAAGCACTCGGCTCAGCAGGGCTGAGAGTAAGAGAGCGTAAGTGTACCTTTATGCAGACGGAAGTAGAATATTTAGGTCATAAAATAGATGGACAGGGTTTGCATACATTAGACAAACACACAATCGCGATTAAGGAGGCAGCGGCGCCCCAAGACAGGTCGGAATTAAAAAGTTTTCTAGGGTTGGTAACATATTACACTAAGTTTGTGAAAAATGCGGCACGGATACTAAAACTGTTGTACGACCTTTTAAAAACGGGGGCGAAATGA
- the LOC115034939 gene encoding uncharacterized protein K02A2.6-like → MQELFARFGVPKSITTDGAKCFTGTEFNTFCVNGNIKHLVGAPFHPETNGAAESGVKIVKNFFKKNQTTSATLIQKFLLLYRNTPHSATRQTPAKLLLGRSTRTQFDMLIPSTKDVVSDHQDSQIKRHGKRQHEIQQGDTVAVRDYRTSENKWSIGTVTKNVGKQAFEVDTEAGTWKRHIDQTIKIPNRDSGVLEAECSVNPPDPRGEIVPEGTGKDTDGPDREPETISTGRARPTRMKRSPDRYTTVDFRK, encoded by the coding sequence ATGCAGGAACTTTTTGCTCGTTTCGGGGTCCCCAAGTCTATTACCACCGATGGAGCCAAGTGTTTCACAGGTACGGAATTTAATACGTTCTGCGTTAACGGGAACATAAAACACTTGGTGGGAGCTCCATTCCACCCGGAAACAAACGGGGCAGCCGAATCAGgggttaaaatagtaaaaaacttctttaaaaaaaaccaaacaaccAGCGCGACGCTAATACAGAAATTCCTATTACTTTACCGCAATACACCGCACTCGGCAACGCGCCAGACACCGGCAAAATTATTACTTGGACGTAGCACCCGTACACAGTTCGATATGTTGATTCCCAGTACAAAGGACGTGGTTAGTGATCACCAGGATTCACAAATCAAACGTCACGGTAAACGACAGCACGAAATCCAACAGGGAGACACAGTGGCCGTGCGTGATTATCGGACGAGTGAAAACAAGTGGTCGATAGGGACTGTTACGAAAAATGTGGGAAAACAAGCGTTTGAGGTGGATACTGAGGCGGGCACTTGGAAGCGACACATAGATCAGACCATTAAAATACCAAATAGGGACTCAGGAGTGTTGGAAGCCGAATGTAGCGTAAACCCACCCGACCCAAGGGGGGAAATAGTTCCAGAGGGGACAGGGAAAGATACAGACGGGCCAGACAGGGAACCCGAGACAATCTCAACCGGACGTGCTCGCCCGACTAGAATGAAAAGATCGCCCGACCGCTATACAACAGTAGATTTTAGGAAATAA
- the LOC103307992 gene encoding uncharacterized protein K02A2.6-like, whose translation MPQSAQINEPPTVRTIYSQVIGSPGTFDQDTNVKIYFARLKNFFAANGITQESKKRAILLTSISEEAHKTLFSLCLPEDPDNKTFESLSDILQKHYEPKKSYFAARHQFYLARKNHEESVSQWGARVRELASKCSFGPELEIVVRDIFVVGMGSGKIQDRLLEEDASAASTTLGKLMEVATTREANINASKEWSKETSGAFHFTKQEGFLTQTTPKRTSGRGQAIGKEKCQVCGRSNHDTGLCRFKNYSCNTCGVVGHLAPMCKNRGTKHKSQNKFLTENERPGDHESSVELIDSFFAINDISRDKLKVAPYRVKLIIGGRPIAFEIDTGSVHSIISESTFKALIGPKVIVTNDVELSDYVGNRITPIGKVALTVTHNDKTIGIWVYIVPNGGPPILGRNDIAALGIKNVFECKFTGAEDSVKTILKKYPNVFSEELGTFKGYKISLTTRPGTTPKFFKHRPVPLALRTKVEAEIDRLLAINALIPVDHSEWATPVVPILKEDGSVRLCGDFKITVNPVLVSTEYPLPKIEHLYARIAGAKFFSKIDLKDAYQQLVLDDSSRALTTINTIKGLFRYTRVPFGLKSSASEFQKAIESITKKVEGVEVFIDDIIVSGKTMPEHNIRLEQLLKALGSAGLRVRERKCTFMQTEVEYLGHKIDGQGLHTLDKHIIAIKEAAAPQDRSELKSFLGLVTYYTKFVKNAARILKPLYDLLKTGAKWSWSKEADEAFDNIKSILSSKPVLDHYDPSVPIKLMVDASSFAIGAVISQVYGNAEKPVAYASRVLSEAERKYPQIEKEGLAIIYGVQKFYDYLYARKFTLITDHKPLYHIFGEKKGIPIYAANRLQRWAYVLTAFDFDISFVKSGKNAADFLSRVRIGTADRVSTAPQCLNFIYDNCPFNVNWVKIKTQTRTDKILSQVIKAINTGEWPTGADKNESLKSYYTRRHEISTEQDCLMWGYRVIMPSKFREALLTELHSTHAGMSCMKAIARSYFWWPGIDNDIENTARNCENCIQVRPAPPKAVLTPWKWPEQVWTRVHVDFLGPYKNKIFLIVVDATSKWLEVFEVSTSTASVVIVKMQELFARFGVPKSITTDGAKCFTGTEFNTFCVNGNIKHLVGAPFHPETNGAAESGVKIVKNFFKKNQTTSATLIQKFLLLYRNTPHSATRQTPAKLLLGRSTRTQFDMLIPSTKDVVSDHQDSQIKRHGKRQHEIQQGDTVAVRDYRTSENKWSIGTVTKNVGKQAFEVDTEAGTWKRHIDQTIKIPNRDSGVLEAECSVNPPDPRGEIIPEGTGKDTDGPDREPETISTGGARPTRMKRSPDRYSTVDFRK comes from the coding sequence ATGCCACAATCGGCACAGATTAACGAGCCGCCGACCGTAAGAACTATTTACTCGCAAGTAATCGGCAGTCCTGGAACTTTCGACCAGGACacgaatgtaaaaatatatttcgcccggctaaaaaatttttttgcggCAAACGGAATCACGCAAGAAAGTAAGAAGAGGGCAATTTTGCTAACATCGATTTCAGAGGAAGCGCATAAAACTCTGTTCAGTTTGTGTTTACCAGAGGACCCCGACAATAAGACTTTCGAGTCATTATCGGACATACTACAAAAACACTATGAGCCGAAAAAGTCGTATTTCGCCGCTCGTCACCAGTTTTACTTAGCTCGTAAGAATCACGAAGAAAGTGTGTCCCAGTGGGGTGCCCGCGTACGTGAACTCGCTTCGAAATGCAGTTTCGGGCCAGAGCTGGAGATAGTAGTGAGGGACATATTTGTCGTCGGAATGGGTTCCGGAAAAATCCAGGATCGGTTACTGGAAGAAGACGCGTCAGCAGCATCAACCACTTTAGGAAAATTGATGGAAGTGGCAACCACCAGAGAGGCCAACATCAACGCAAGCAAAGAGTGGTCGAAGGAAACGTCCGGGGCGTTCCATTTTACCAAGCAGGAAGGATTTCTAACACAGACGACACCAAAGCGGACAAGTGGACGGGGCCAAGCCATCGGGAAAGAGAAGTGCCAGGTATGCGGCCGTTCCAATCACGACACCGGACTATGCAGgttcaaaaattattcatgtaACACATGCGGGGTGGTGGGTCATTTGGCACCCATGTGCAAAAATAGAGGTACTAAGCACAAGTCGCAAAATAAGTTTTTGACAGAAAATGAGCGGCCAGGCGATCACGAATCTAGCGTAGAATTAATTGATTCTTTTTTTGCAATTAACGATATTTCCCGAGATAAGCTTAAAGTAGCTCCGTACCGCGTAAAGTTAATCATTGGAGGTAGACCTATAGCATTCGAAATCGATACCGGTTCGGTGCATAGTATTATTTCCGAGTCGACGTTTAAAGCGCTAATAGGTCCAAAGGTAATCGTAACTAACGACGTGGAGTTGTCAGATTACGTTGGTAATAGAATTACACCGATAGGCAAGGTAGCGCTCACGGTCACGCACAACGATAAAACAATCGGAATATGGGTATATATAGTGCCAAACGGAGGACCGCCAATACTAGGTAGGAACGACATAGCAGCGCTCGGTATTAAAAACGTGTTCGAATGTAAGTTTACCGGCGCAGAGGATAgcgttaaaacaattttaaaaaagtatccTAATGTATTCAGCGAAGAGCTAGGGACATTTAAAGGGTACAAAATATCCCTAACAACAAGGCCGGGGACCACGCCGAAATTCTTTAAACACCGACCAGTCCCCCTAGCGCTAAGAACAAAAGTCGAGGCTGAAATAGATCGGTTGTTGGCCATCAACGCTCTGATACCGGTCGACCACAGCGAGTGGGCAACTCCTGTAGTTCCAATTTTGAAAGAGGACGGTAGCGTCAGATTATGCggagattttaaaataaccgTAAACCCCGTATTAGTCAGTACAGAATATCCCCTACCAAAAATCGAACACCTTTACGCCAGAATAGCGGGAGCGAAGTTTTTCTCAAAAATAGACTTGAAAGATGCCTATCAGCAGTTGGTACTCGACGATAGTTCACGCGCATTAACGACAATAAATACGATAAAAGGTTTATTCAGGTACACGCGCGTTCCATTTGGGCTGAAATCATCGGCTAGCGAGTTTCAGAAAGCGATCGAAAGTATCACAAAAAAGGTTGAGGGGGTCGAGGTATTCATTGACGATATAATAGTATCAGGTAAGACGATGCCCGAACATAACATACGTTTAGAACAACTTCTAAAAGCACTCGGCTCAGCAGGGCTGAGAGTAAGAGAGCGTAAGTGTACCTTTATGCAGACGGAAGTAGAATATTTAGGTCATAAAATAGATGGACAGGGTTTGCATACATTAGACAAACACATAATCGCGATTAAGGAGGCAGCGGCGCCCCAAGACAGGTCGGAATTAAAAAGTTTTCTAGGGTTGGTAACATATTACACTAAGTTTGTGAAAAATGCGGCACGGATACTAAAACCGTTGTACGACCTTTTAAAAACGGGGGCGAAATGGTCATGGTCTAAAGAAGCGGACGAGGCGTTCGATaacattaaatcaatattatcatcCAAACCCGTACTCGACCACTATGATCCGTCGGTGCCGATTAAACTAATGGTAGACGCGTCATCATTTGCTATCGGCGCGGTTATATCACAGGTATACGGCAACGCCGAAAAACCAGTAGCCTATGCATCGCGTGTCTTATCAGAAGCGGAACGCAAATACCCGCAGATTGAAAAAGAGGGTTTAGCGATAATATACGGTGTTCAAAAATTCTACGACTACCTGTACGCACGAAAATTTACTTTAATCACCGACCATAAACCACTCTACCACATTTTCGGGGAAAAGAAAGGTATACCAATTTACGCGGCTAATAGACTACAGAGGTGGGCGTACGTACTCACAGCATTCGACTTCGATATTTCGTTCGTTAAATCAGGGAAAAACGCAGCGGATTTCTTATCGCGCGTAAGAATAGGCACAGCAGACAGAGTGTCTACGGCGCCGCAGTGTCTAAACTTTATATACGACAACTGTCCGTTTAACGTTAATTGggtcaaaataaaaacacaaacacgAACCGATAAAATCTTATCGCAGGTAATTAAGGCCATCAACACAGGCGAATGGCCAACAGGCGCGGATAAAAATGAATCGCTTAAATCATATTACACGCGACGCCATGAAATTTCAACCGAACAGGACTGTTTGATGTGGGGGTACAGGGTAATTATGCCTAGTAAATTCAGGGAGGCCCTGTTGACAGAATTGCACTCTACGCACGCGGGAATGAGCTGCATGAAGGCGATCGCGCGTTCGTATTTTTGGTGGCCGGGGATCGACAATGATATTGAAAACACGGCGCGCAATTGCGAAAATTGTATACAGGTTAGACCCGCACCACCAAAAGCAGTGCTAACGCCATGGAAGTGGCCGGAACAAGTGTGGACGCGCGTACACGTAGACTTTTTAGGgccttacaaaaataaaatttttttaatagtagtcGACGCGACTTCAAAATGGCTCGAAGTGTTCGAGGTAAGCACGAGTACGGCGTCAGTGGTAATCGTAAAAATGCAGGAACTTTTTGCTCGTTTCGGGGTCCCCAAGTCTATTACCACCGATGGAGCCAAGTGTTTCACAGGTACGGAATTTAATACGTTCTGCGTTAACGGGAACATAAAACACTTGGTGGGAGCTCCATTCCACCCGGAAACAAACGGGGCAGCCGAATCAGGGGTTAAAATAGTGAAAaacttctttaaaaaaaatcaaacaaccAGCGCGACGCTAATACAGAAATTCCTATTACTTTACCGCAATACACCGCACTCGGCAACGCGCCAGACACCGGCAAAATTATTACTAGGACGTAGCACCCGTACACAGTTCGATATGTTGATTCCCAGTACAAAGGACGTGGTTAGTGATCACCAGGATTCACAAATCAAACGTCACGGTAAACGACAGCACGAAATCCAACAGGGAGACACAGTGGCCGTGCGTGATTATCGGACGAGTGAAAACAAGTGGTCGATAGGGACTGTTACGAAAAATGTGGGAAAACAAGCGTTTGAGGTGGATACTGAGGCGGGCACTTGGAAGCGACACATAGATCAGACCATTAAAATACCAAATAGGGACTCAGGAGTGTTGGAAGCCGAATGTAGCGTAAACCCACCCGACCCAAGGGGGGAAATAATTCCAGAGGGGACAGGGAAAGATACAGACGGGCCAGACAGGGAACCCGAGACAATCTCAACCGGAGGTGCACGCCCGACTAGAATGAAAAGATCGCCCGACCGCTATTCAACAGTAGATTTTAGGAAATAA
- the LOC103307983 gene encoding uncharacterized protein LOC103307983, with translation MLIPSTKDVVSDHQDSQIKRHGKRQHEIQQGDTVAVRDYRTSENKWSIGTVTKNVGKQAFEVDTEAGTWKRHIDQTIKIPNRDSGVLEAECSVNPPDPRGKIVPEGTGKDTDGPDREPETISTGRSRPTRMKRSPDRYTTVDFRK, from the coding sequence ATGTTGATTCCCAGTACAAAGGACGTGGTTAGTGATCACCAGGATTCACAAATCAAACGTCACGGTAAACGACAGCACGAAATCCAACAGGGAGACACAGTGGCCGTGCGTGATTATCGGACGAGTGAAAACAAGTGGTCGATAGGGACTGTTACGAAAAATGTGGGAAAACAAGCGTTTGAGGTGGATACTGAGGCGGGCACTTGGAAGCGACACATAGATCAGACCATTAAAATACCAAATAGGGACTCAGGAGTGTTGGAAGCCGAATGTAGCGTGAACCCACCCGACCCAAGGGGGAAAATAGTTCCAGAGGGGACCGGGAAGGATACAGACGGGCCAGACAGGGAACCCGAGACAATCTCAACCGGACGTTCTCGCCCGACTAGAATGAAAAGATCGCCCGACCGCTATACAACAGTAGATTTTAGGAAATAA
- the LOC103307991 gene encoding uncharacterized protein K02A2.6-like, with protein sequence MQELFARFGVPKSITNDGAKCFTGTEFNTFCVNGNIKHLAGAPFRPETNGAAKSGVKIVKNFFKKNQTTSATLIQKFLLLYRNTPHSATRQTPAKLLLGRSTRTQFDMLIPSTKDVVSDHQDSQIKRHGKRQHEIQQGDTVAVRDYRTSENKWSIGTVTKNVGKQAFEVDTEAGTWKRHIDQTIKIPNRDSGVLEAECSVNPPDPRGEIVPEGTGKDTDGPDREPETISTGRARPTRMKRSPDRYTTVDFRK encoded by the coding sequence ATGCAGGAACTTTTTGCTCGTTTTGGGGTCCCCAAGTCTATTACCAACGATGGAGCCAAGTGTTTCACAGGTACGGAATTCAATACGTTCTGCGTTAACGGGAACATAAAACACTTGGCGGGAGCTCCATTCCGCCCGGAAACAAACGGGGCAGCCAAATCAGGGGTTAAAATAGTGAAAaacttctttaaaaaaaaccaaacaaccAGCGCGACGTTAATACAGAAATTCCTATTACTTTACCGCAATACACCGCACTCGGCAACGCGCCAGACACCGGCAAAATTATTACTTGGACGTAGCACCCGTACACAGTTCGATATGTTGATTCCCAGTACAAAGGACGTGGTTAGTGATCACCAGGATTCACAAATCAAACGTCACGGTAAACGACAGCACGAAATCCAACAGGGAGACACAGTGGCCGTGCGTGATTATCGGACGAGTGAAAACAAGTGGTCGATAGGGACTGTTACGAAAAATGTGGGAAAACAAGCGTTTGAGGTGGATACCGAGGCGGGCACTTGGAAGCGACACATAGATCAGACCATTAAAATACCAAATAGGGACTCAGGAGTGTTGGAAGCCGAATGTAGCGTAAACCCACCCGACCCAAGGGGGGAAATAGTTCCAGAGGGGACAGGGAAGGATACAGACGGGCCAGACAGGGAACCCGAGACAATCTCAACCGGACGTGCTCGCCCGACTAGAATGAAAAGATCGCCCGACCGCTATACAACAGTAGATTTTAGGAAATAA